From the genome of Solidesulfovibrio magneticus RS-1:
CCTGCACCGCATTCGTCTACAGCGAGCGGGTCCACGGCGCGCCCTACCGGTTCGACAAGGCCTTTGCCGGCGCGGTGACGGGGCTGGACGGAACCGTGCACCAGGGCGATTTTTATCATTATTGCCTGCCGCGCAGCATTTCCTTGCAACCCGATTATTCCCGGGCGGCGGCGCAGCTTCTGGCCGACGGCACGGCCCGCCGGATCAAGGCGGGCCTGGGGGCGGTCACCTTTTTCCGTTGCGCCCCGGTCCACGCCTTCCTGGGCCGGGAGCTGGCCGCCGATCCCTGGTACCTGCTCAGCGCGCCGCCGGAAATGCTCGTCACCTACGCCAACGGCGTCGAGACCCTGGTGGAACCCGGGGAATTGTCGAGCCATCGGCGGTAAAGACCGCCCCACGATCATCCCAGCGGGCGCACAGTGCCGGCCGGCAAATACAGGCCGGCCCCGCAACTGCGCAGCCAGCGCGACCGAACCGCCAGCCCCCGGCGTTTTTGTCGGCCATCCTGGGATAGCCTGAGGGTGCGTCCCAACGGCACGACCAGCGACAACAAATACCCCAAAAAAAACCTTGCGAATCATGGATTCGCGGTGCTAA
Proteins encoded in this window:
- a CDS encoding AAC(3) family N-acetyltransferase, which gives rise to MARRRANDLPEVVIEALERRIGPDGVLVMPAFGYDFPRTGQCDLRQEPSVVGVLTERLRRMPGTLRSVHPMFSFVGRGAGAEALLRPDRAERHPFGPDSVLARLHEANALTLLLGAQFRTCTAFVYSERVHGAPYRFDKAFAGAVTGLDGTVHQGDFYHYCLPRSISLQPDYSRAAAQLLADGTARRIKAGLGAVTFFRCAPVHAFLGRELAADPWYLLSAPPEMLVTYANGVETLVEPGELSSHRR